The Cyanobacteriota bacterium genome segment TGGCTGGGCACTAGGCGTGTTGGTGTGGGGCAGCTTGGGATGGCAAGGCTACGTTGTAGTGATGACCTATTTTCTGGTAGGTTCAGCCGTTACCCGCATAGGCATGGCTGAGAAAGAGGCAGCCGGTATTGCCGAGAAGCGATCAGGCGCACGCGGGCCAGAGAACGTCTGGGGATCGGCAGCCGTAGCAGCGTTATGTGCGCTTGCTATCCTGCTGATTCGGGGGATCAGCACCGATACAATCATGACTCTGAGTAGCACCACCCTAATAGCATTACTGATGCTAGGCTATGTGGCTAGCTTTAGCACTAAACTGTCGGATACCTGCGCTAGTGAAATTGGCAAAGCCTTTGGCCAGCGCACATTTCTAATCACTACCCTAAAGCCAGTGCCCCGCGGCACAGAAGGAGCAGTCAGCCTGGAAGGAACCATTGCTGGGATTGTAGCGTCAGCAGCGATCGCCTTGATTGGCTGGATAGTTGGCCTGATTCCCCCTTTGGGCATTGCCATCTGTGTCATTGCTGCCTTTGTTGCCACAACGGTAGAAAGCCTCATTGGAGCAACCCTGCAAACGCAATTTGCTTGGCTAACGAATGAATTGGTGAATGTCATCAATACCCTCATTGGAGCCGTAGTCGCTACGGTTTTAGCAGTGGGATTGCTTCAGATTTATCCCCAGCTTCTTGCAGAGTAAAGGCATCACCCGCATGGATGCTGATGCTTTGCAGGCGCTCGTACTGCTGGGCTGTGTGTCGCACA includes the following:
- a CDS encoding TIGR00297 family protein, with amino-acid sequence MTWLVAIALNTILAGVAIASPKKLLTPAGIAHGWALGVLVWGSLGWQGYVVVMTYFLVGSAVTRIGMAEKEAAGIAEKRSGARGPENVWGSAAVAALCALAILLIRGISTDTIMTLSSTTLIALLMLGYVASFSTKLSDTCASEIGKAFGQRTFLITTLKPVPRGTEGAVSLEGTIAGIVASAAIALIGWIVGLIPPLGIAICVIAAFVATTVESLIGATLQTQFAWLTNELVNVINTLIGAVVATVLAVGLLQIYPQLLAE